DNA from bacterium:
TCGAGTCCCTGAGCGACGCGAAGCCCGCCGGCGTGGAGCCACTCGACCCCACCCTCACCCCGGAAAAGTTCGCCGAGCTCATCGCCGGAAGCCGGCAGTCGCTGAAGGTCTGGCTCCTGCGCCAGGACCGCCTGGCGGGCATCGGCAACATCTACGCCTCGGAGATACTCTTCGCCGCGGGCCTGCGCCCCGACCGCCCGGTTTCGGAACTGACGCCGCGGGAGCGCGTAAAACTCCTGGACGCGATCCGCGCCGTCCTCACCGAGGCGATTGAGCACCGCGGGACGACACTCTCCGATTACAGAGACGGTCGAGGACAACCGGGAGGTCATCAGAGCCACCTCCGGGTTTACGGGCGGGAGAACGGGGCCTGCCAACGCTGCGGCGTCCGGATAACGAGAATCGTCCAGCAGCAGAGGAGCACGTATTTCTGTCCCGCTTGCCAGGTTTGATTTTTTGGGATTATGCGACATTTCTGATATACTTTTCCCGAATTCAAAAGCATCCCGACCGGTTATGAGTGATTTTGCGATTTGACCCGCCCGCCCCACGCCTGTAAAATCAAAGTGTAACTTATGACCGACCGGGGAAAAACCGGGACAAGCCGAAGGAGACGCCTTGCAAAAATTCTCTTCCGCCGACGAAGCCCTCGATTTCGCCATCCAGAGGGAGATCGAGTCCCACGATTTCTACACCGATCTAGCCGGGAGGGTGAAGCGCCCCTGGATGCAGGAGGTCTTTACCGATTTCGCCAAGGAGGAGGCCGGTCACCGGCAAAAACTCGAGGCGGTGAAGAAGGGTAAAACCCTCCTGCCCGCACAGCAGAAAATTCAGGACCTGAAGCTCTCCGACTACATCGTCGAGGCGGAGATAAAGCCGCGGATGGACTACCAGGAGGCGCTCCAGGTCGCCATGCACAAGGAGAAAAAGGCCTTCCTCCTCTACACCGACCTCGCCGGGGCGGTGGCGGACGCGGGCCTGAAGAACACCTTCCTGGCCCTGGCCCAGGAGGAGGCGAAGCACAAGCTGCGCTTCGAGATCGAGTACGACGACCTCCTGGAATCCGGGGGGTAGCCCCGTTAACCGGGAACAGCGCGTCGGTTCTCCGGCGCTCAACCGAAAAGGAACGCGAGATGAGACAATTACGACAGGTGTACAAGTGCGAGGTCTGCGGCAACGTCGTGGAAATCGTCCACGGCGGCGAGGGGGAGTTGGTCTGCTGCGGCCAGCCGATGAAGCTCATGGAGGAGAAGACGGCGGATTACAAGACCGAGAAGCACGTGCCGGTCATCGAAAAGGACGCCGACGGCTACACCGTGACCGTGGGCAGCACGTTGCACCCCATGATCCCCGAGCACTACATCGAGTGGATCGAGCTCCACGCCGGGGAGAAGGTCATGCGCAAGTGGTTGAAACCAGGCGACGAGCCCAAAGCCCACTTCTGCTACTACGGAGATGCCGAGGTGTGGGCCCGCGAGTACTGCAACGTCCACGGCCTGTGGAAGTCCTGACAACGAGCGAATTCACGGGAAACCGGATGCACCGACCGGCCCCTTAAACAAGGGGTTTAAACCCCTTGTCTTAGGAGAAACCGAGATGTTGAACCCCAAAGTCGAAAAGCTCGTGAACGAGCAGATAAACAAGGAACTCTACTCGGCCTATCTCTACCAGGCCATCGCCGCCTACTTCGCCGCCAACAACCTCCCCGGCATGTCCCACTGGATGAACGCCCAGGCGCAGGAGGAGGTCATCCACGGCTTCAAGTTCTACAACCACATCCTCGAGCGCGGCGGTCGGGTGGTCCTCGAGGCCATCGAGAAGCCGCCCGTGGAGTGGGACAGCCCCCTGGCGGCCTTCGAGGCGTCCCTGAAGCACGAGCGCTTCATCTCCGATTCCATCTATAAAATCTACGACGCCGTCGTCGAAACGAAGGACCACGCCACCCGGCCCCTGTTGGACTGGTTCGTCAACGAGCAGATCGAGGAGGAGGACAACGCCACCGCCAACGTGGAGAAGACGAAGCTGGTCCAGGGCAACGGTCAGGGGCTTCTGATGCTGGACAAGGAAATGAGCGCCCGGATCATCCCGGCGCCGATTCTGTTGGGCATCGTACCCGCAGCGAAGTAGTACAAACGAAACCGATTTTCCCCGAGGTGGGGCGATGAGTATCACGAGATTTTCCGCCGACGAGATTTACGAGCTGGCCGAGCAGATCGAGCGCAACGGGGCCGCCTTCTACCGCAAGGCCGCCCTGGGCTTCGAGGACGCCGGTACGAAGGGCATGCTCCACGACCTGGCCGTCATGGAGGACGAGCACGGAAAAACCTTCCGCGAGCTGCGGGAGAAGCTGACGAAGAAGGACCGGGCGGCCGCCGTCTTCGATCCGGACAACCAGGCCGTCCTCTACCTCCAGGCCATGGCCGGCGGCTACGTCTTCGACACGAAGGTCGAGCCGGCCGACGTGCTCACCGGGAAGGAGCCCCTGGAGAAGGTCCTCCGCTACGCCATCGGCCTGGAGCGCGATTCCATCGCCTTCTACGTGGGTCTGAAACGGGCCACGCCGGAGCGGTGGGGCCGGGACAAGATAGACTGGATAATTGGGGAGGAAATCGGCCACGTGAACACGCTCTCGGCCAGGCTGGCGGAGCTTCACTAGGTCGTCGCTCTCGAATTCCCCGACGTCGTGAGCCGAGGGTGCGCTCCTCGGCTCTTCTCATCCCCGAACGGGCGATCGGCAAAGGCGCTTAATAAAACCCGCGCCTCGGGGTATAATACCGCTTCAACATGCTGGTTTACGTTCCCAGAGAGCTTTACTCCGGCCCCCCGCCGGACGGGCTGTTCGATTCGGCGGAGCGCTACTTCGGCGCGCGGCTGGGGCGCTCCGTCGAGGGGCTCCGGCGGATACTCATGGGCGCCTGGAGCGAGCCCGGGGACCGGCGCTGGTCCCTGGCGCTCGACGGCACGGAAATCGTCGGCTTCGCCTGCGGGATCCCGGAGGGCGACGGCCTCCGGGTGAACATGCTCTACCTGGCGGGGCGCCACAACAACGCCGAGGGTGGTATTGCGCTCCTGGACAGACTGGTTCGGGGGGAAAGCCGCGCCCTGGCCTCGGGGGCGACCCTCAGCCCGCCGCCGGGAGAGCTCGGTCCGGCCATGCAGCGCGTCGGCTGGAACCTCGTCCCCCGGGAACGAAGGGTGCTCCTGTTCCGGGAAGCGGGGCTCTCCCGACCGCCGACCATCGAGGGACACTCCGTCCGTCGCCTGCGCCCCGATGACCTGCGGGTGCTGGCACTGATCCAGGCCGCGGCCTTCCACGGCTCGCCCGACGCCCTCGTCCATCCCGCCCTGGCCGATCCCTTCGAATCGGAGACGATGCTCGAGGGCTGCCTGGCGGGAAGATTCGGTAAACCCTTCCCCGCGGGAAACTTGGCGGCCCGGCGGCGGGACGGGACGTTGACCGGCTTCATCGTCTCCACGGTGGAGGAGAGGGAAAAAACCGAATCACTCGGTTTCGTGGTCAGCCTCGCCGTCAGCCCGTCCCAACATGGCAGGGGGCTGGGCCGGTTGCTCCTGTCGCACGCCCTCACCGCTTACGCCGCGGCCGGATTCGCCGGCAGCTCCCTGCAGGTCGGCGCATCCAACCAGGGCGCCGCAGCCCTCTACGACTCACTGGGCTACCGGGTCACGGAAAATGAAATGGCATATCGCCTTGACGTTCAGGGTATTTAGGCCTATATTTATAGTGTTACGGGAGGGTGTCAGCTTTTAAAGGGAAAAAGGCCTTCGTTATGGATAAGGGCGCACCCGTCCCGAATCGCAGGGTTGTGTGGGTGCGCCTTTCACTCGAGGGTCATCCGAACCGGTGATTGACCGGCTCGGATCAATTCCACGTAAAGGGGCGTCATGTCTCGCCGATTCATTTGCGCCATCCTTTTGCTAACGGCCCTCACCCTCTCCGCCCAGGCGCTCGGCTGGTGGTGGGACACATTCTACCGCCGCGGCTGGGACGATACGGACATCAACGACGTGGACCGCTACGACACCAGGCTCTACTGCGTGGGGGACTCGGGTCTGATAGTCTATTCCCCCAATTCCGGCGGCAGCTGGAACCCCCTGACGTCTTCCATCTCCGCCAACCTCTACTGCGTCAGCCTGGTTGATGGCAGCCACGGTTACGCGGGCGGCGCCGGGGTGGTGGCCAAGACCGTCAACGGCTTGGACTGGACGCAGACGAGCCAACCCCCCAACATGACCAACGTGCGGGGGATTGACTTCCCGACGCAGAACACGGGCTGGGCCTGCGGCGGTTCCTACATCGCCCGGACGAACGACGGCGGCGACACCTGGACGAGCCAGTACTTCGCCGGCGGCTACGAGTTCTACGACATCGCCATGTACTCGTCCGTCTTCGGCCTGGCCGTGGACACCGGCGGGCGCGTCTTCCGCTGGAACGGCTCCTCCTGGGGTCAGGTGCTCGACGTGTCCCCCGGTCTCCGGTCGGTGTGCACCTACGGCGTGGACTACGCCTGGGCCGTGGGCGACGGGGGGGCGATCTACGCCACGTCCAACGGCGGCGACGACTGGAGCCCCCAATCCTCGGGTGTCTCCACGACCCTTAACGGCGTTTCGGTCATCCTGGACGGCGGGAATTTTCACGTCTACGCCGTGGGGCAGAACGGCGTGGGGCTGCACTCCCCGGACGGCGGCGCCACCTGGAACGATCTCGATAATCCCTTCTTCTACAATCCCCTGAGCGGCGTGTCCCCCCCGCTGAACGCCGATAAGATAATCGCCGTGGGGTCTCTCTACACCATCCTGGGGACGACCAACGGCACGGCCTGGAACTGGGTCTACCGGGTGGGCAACCGGCTCGAGGGGGTGGCCGGCAACGGCCCCTACCCCGCCTTCGTGGTGGCCGTGGGCCAGTACGGGCTGGTCACGAACAGTTGGACCCACGGGCGCACTTGGGGCTACGGCCGCTCGGGCGTTGCGAACAACCTCACGGACATCGGGCACATCGTCTCCGACGACTTCGTCGCCTGCGGCACGGGCGGCACGGTCATCAAGACCACCGACAACGGCGCGAGCTGGACCGACGTCTCCGGCAACCTCCCCAACCGCAACTGGTACGGGATAGACGTCCTCGACGCGAATACCTGGTTCGTCTGCGGGGCCAACCTCGGCATCTACTACACCACCAACGGCGGAGCCTCGTGGACGCAGGATTCGACCGGCGCCAACTTCAACTTCTACTCCGTGGCCATGCGGGACCTGAACAACGGCTGGGCCGCGGGTGAGACCGACGGCAGCTTCGCCATCGTGTACCGGAAGACGGCGGGCGCCTGGACCCGCTTCTCCACGGGCCTTTCCTCCGCGGACTGCAACATGCTGGGTGTGGACGTCCAGAGCGACAGCAAGGCCTGGCTGGTCGGCGAGGGCGGGCAGGTGTACTACCTCTACTCGGATGGAACCCAGTGGCGCGAGGTCCACGGCCTGGCCGACGTGGACTACCAGTCGGTATCTTTCATGAACGAGGACGAGGGCTGGGTCGTGGGCGACGACGGGTACATATACGCCTCAACGAACGGCGGCGTGAGCTACGTCTTCGAGGACAACGGGGCCTCCGACGACGGGCTGGATATCTACGACGTCTACTTCTGGGAGGACGCGCCCGATTACGGCCACGGCTGGGCCGTGGGCGAGATCAACTGCCGCCTCCTCTACGACGACTTCACCCCGGTGGAGCTCGTGGACTTCACCGGCCGCAACACCGAAGAGGGCGTCCTTTTGGCCTGGGTGCTCGGGGGCGACTTCCCAGCCGGTTTCGAGGTTCACCGGCGCGAGAAGGACTCCACGGATTGGACCC
Protein-coding regions in this window:
- a CDS encoding ferritin family protein codes for the protein MQKFSSADEALDFAIQREIESHDFYTDLAGRVKRPWMQEVFTDFAKEEAGHRQKLEAVKKGKTLLPAQQKIQDLKLSDYIVEAEIKPRMDYQEALQVAMHKEKKAFLLYTDLAGAVADAGLKNTFLALAQEEAKHKLRFEIEYDDLLESGG
- a CDS encoding desulfoferrodoxin — encoded protein: MRQLRQVYKCEVCGNVVEIVHGGEGELVCCGQPMKLMEEKTADYKTEKHVPVIEKDADGYTVTVGSTLHPMIPEHYIEWIELHAGEKVMRKWLKPGDEPKAHFCYYGDAEVWAREYCNVHGLWKS
- a CDS encoding ferritin family protein is translated as MSITRFSADEIYELAEQIERNGAAFYRKAALGFEDAGTKGMLHDLAVMEDEHGKTFRELREKLTKKDRAAAVFDPDNQAVLYLQAMAGGYVFDTKVEPADVLTGKEPLEKVLRYAIGLERDSIAFYVGLKRATPERWGRDKIDWIIGEEIGHVNTLSARLAELH
- a CDS encoding ferritin, whose translation is MLNPKVEKLVNEQINKELYSAYLYQAIAAYFAANNLPGMSHWMNAQAQEEVIHGFKFYNHILERGGRVVLEAIEKPPVEWDSPLAAFEASLKHERFISDSIYKIYDAVVETKDHATRPLLDWFVNEQIEEEDNATANVEKTKLVQGNGQGLLMLDKEMSARIIPAPILLGIVPAAK
- a CDS encoding YCF48-related protein, which produces MSRRFICAILLLTALTLSAQALGWWWDTFYRRGWDDTDINDVDRYDTRLYCVGDSGLIVYSPNSGGSWNPLTSSISANLYCVSLVDGSHGYAGGAGVVAKTVNGLDWTQTSQPPNMTNVRGIDFPTQNTGWACGGSYIARTNDGGDTWTSQYFAGGYEFYDIAMYSSVFGLAVDTGGRVFRWNGSSWGQVLDVSPGLRSVCTYGVDYAWAVGDGGAIYATSNGGDDWSPQSSGVSTTLNGVSVILDGGNFHVYAVGQNGVGLHSPDGGATWNDLDNPFFYNPLSGVSPPLNADKIIAVGSLYTILGTTNGTAWNWVYRVGNRLEGVAGNGPYPAFVVAVGQYGLVTNSWTHGRTWGYGRSGVANNLTDIGHIVSDDFVACGTGGTVIKTTDNGASWTDVSGNLPNRNWYGIDVLDANTWFVCGANLGIYYTTNGGASWTQDSTGANFNFYSVAMRDLNNGWAAGETDGSFAIVYRKTAGAWTRFSTGLSSADCNMLGVDVQSDSKAWLVGEGGQVYYLYSDGTQWREVHGLADVDYQSVSFMNEDEGWVVGDDGYIYASTNGGVSYVFEDNGASDDGLDIYDVYFWEDAPDYGHGWAVGEINCRLLYDDFTPVELVDFTGRNTEEGVLLAWVLGGDFPAGFEVHRREKDSTDWTLLNDALLPPQSSRYLDRGAQTETVYEYRLTVIETSGVRNDFGPVEVRREDRADGRTALHDAYPNPSVLGENVTLILELATTQNVVLAVYDLAGRRVATLVEGELAAGRHAVVWSTDGVEPGVYHCRLTAVDGVFGTRLVVTR
- the mutM gene encoding bifunctional DNA-formamidopyrimidine glycosylase/DNA-(apurinic or apyrimidinic site) lyase, coding for MPELPEVETIARQLAPLLEGRRVVRVEVLDARLALDASSLPGTKVKRVLRAGKRLVVELETGDDHRPCLRFDLRMTGRLTWSPTGADFDRKRLRAVISLEDGRLLFHDLRRLGEVRLFESLSDAKPAGVEPLDPTLTPEKFAELIAGSRQSLKVWLLRQDRLAGIGNIYASEILFAAGLRPDRPVSELTPRERVKLLDAIRAVLTEAIEHRGTTLSDYRDGRGQPGGHQSHLRVYGRENGACQRCGVRITRIVQQQRSTYFCPACQV
- a CDS encoding N-acetyltransferase produces the protein MLVYVPRELYSGPPPDGLFDSAERYFGARLGRSVEGLRRILMGAWSEPGDRRWSLALDGTEIVGFACGIPEGDGLRVNMLYLAGRHNNAEGGIALLDRLVRGESRALASGATLSPPPGELGPAMQRVGWNLVPRERRVLLFREAGLSRPPTIEGHSVRRLRPDDLRVLALIQAAAFHGSPDALVHPALADPFESETMLEGCLAGRFGKPFPAGNLAARRRDGTLTGFIVSTVEEREKTESLGFVVSLAVSPSQHGRGLGRLLLSHALTAYAAAGFAGSSLQVGASNQGAAALYDSLGYRVTENEMAYRLDVQGI